GGCGGGCCGCCAGGAAAAATCCCGCGGCGAAAAGAAAAATAGCCGCCGTTCTGGCCCCCTGAAATCTCACGGCCACAGTCGTCTGCAAACGTGGTGCCCCGGCGTTGTCCCGGAACGACGTCGGCCCTGAGGGCTCATTTGTCGACATGGCTCGAAGCAAGGGTAGGGCGTGACATTTTGGCAGGAGCGCGTGCGTATCCTAGCAAAGACTCGCCAGAAGCGCGGTGGTTAGGAGGCGTCCGGATGCAACGGCAGTCCGACGTTGCGCAAGGCCCGCCCAAGGTCGCGCACCACCTCGTCGTCGACGGGACGGGCGCCGAAGCGGGCGGCGCCATACAGGTTCGCCAGGCGTTCCAATTCGTCGCTGCCGCGGACGTTGGCCAGGACCACGCGGCGGGCGTGCTCTCGCGGGGTCTCCGATGATCGGCGGCCCAGGCCCCGCCGGGCCAGGCGATCCAGGACGCGGTGGTAAAGGCGCACCACCGGCGCGGCGTCGGCGGGTGGACGCCAGGCGTGCGTGCGCGGCCGCGGCGTTCGCCAGGGTCGGCGGGCGAAACGCCAGACCACCCACACCGCCAGCGCCACGCCGACGATGATCCCAATCTGTCGGCCCACCGGTATTTTGACCGAATGGTCGCTGCTGGGGGACGACGTGACGCCCATGCGACGGCCGAGCTTCCGCGCGAGCTCAATCTGCCGGCCGATGTCGTACCCGACCACCCAACGGGTCCAGAAAAAGTCGACCGAGTCGATGAGCTGCCGCAGCCGGCTCCAGCGCGTGCCGGCCGGCGCCGCCGGCGTGGCGTCGACGCGCACCCAACCGATCTCGCCCACGTACGCTTCGGCCCACGAATGGGCGCGGTTGTCGCGCACGGTGATGTAGCGGCCGATGTCGTTCCATTCACCCCCCAAAAATCCGTTCACGTACCGGCTGGGGATGCCGCTGGCCCGCAAAAGCACGGTGATCGCCGAGGCGAAGTACTCGCAGTGGCCGGCCTTGTTTTCGAACAGGAAGTCTTCCAGCGGATCGACGCCGGGCGGGTGGCGCGGCAGGTTGGTGGTGTATTCGTGCGTGGTGCGCAGCCAATCCATCAACGCCACCAGCTTGGCCGGCGGGTTCACCCGGCCGGCGGTGATCTGCCGGGCCAGCTCGGTCACGCGTGGCGACAGCGACGTCGGCAAAGCCAGGTACGGCTCCAGCACGGCGGGGTCGACGTCGCGCAACGGCCGCCCCGCCGACGCGCGCGCCATCGAAAGCGAATCGCGCGAGTAGGCAACGTAGTGCGTGCCACCGTAGGCGCGGGCGTCTTCGCTGTCGTTGATGCCGCTGTCCAGGGGGGCGATGCGCATCGCCACCTCGCCTGACCAGCGCGGCGCCAGCTTCAGCGTCGCCACCGTACCCAGCTTGGCCGCCGGCAGCTCGACGCCGATGGGATGGTCCAGGGCAAACACCACCGGCACCGAAACCCCCACCACGTCGATCTCCTGGCGATCGGCGCCGCGCAGCCAGTCGCCGCCGCGGTGCGGATTCTCCATGCGCGGCTCACGGATGGCCAGCGCGTAGCCTTCGTCGTCGATCTCCGTGCGCAGCTCGGGCCGGCGCGAACGCACCCAGTGGCCGCGGTCGTATGTGTCGTAGACGGTGCCGCGCCAGTAAAGGCGTTCGATCTCCCGATCGCGAGCCCGGTCGTTGGGGATGGCGGCGATGCGCGGCATCGTGGCGCGTAGGGCGACCACCTGATTGTCCGTCGACAAGATCCCGTATTGCCCCAGCGTCACGTCGTCGGAAAAACCGATCAGGTTGCGGGTGGGCCGCGGGCCGCCGAGCACGAACCCCGCCCCGATCCGCGGCACGATGGCGAAGGTGGCGATCGAGCCGGCGAACACCGTCAGGGCGATGAGGCCGGTGGCCGCGAAGAAGGCGCCGCCCACCACCCGCCGCGAATTCAGGATGCGATTCACCCCCACCTTCTCGCTGGGCGCCTGCGCCGAGTGTTTGACCAGATAGTTCTCTTCCATCTCGCGGCGCAGGTGAAACAGGATCAGGGTCCACGTCGCCAGCACCACGTAGCCGGCGAAGCTGACCGCGAAGAGAAAACTCTGCGCCAGCGCCGCCGCCGCCAGGACCAGCAAGAACGACAGGATGTAGATCTGGAGATAGTCGCGGTTGCCGCGCCGGTGAAACAGCTTGAAGGCGAGGAGGAACATCACCAGGTTCAAGATCGGCGTGAGATCCGGCTCGGGCAGGCGCTGCCACAGTTGCCAGGCCGCCAGGGCAAAAAATGCCAGCGCCAGGAGCCGCAGTGGCAGCGAAAGGCGATCCAGAATGTTCGCCAGCGACGTGCCCGGCTCGGCGAACCAGGAGATGGCGGCGAAACCGATCAGCAGCCCGGCACCGAGAGGCGGCAGCGCGTTGGAACTGGCCAATGTGGCCATGGCGTTGCCCACCAGCAGGTACGAG
This DNA window, taken from Polyangia bacterium, encodes the following:
- a CDS encoding DUF3488 and DUF4129 domain-containing transglutaminase family protein; the encoded protein is MRFQATHKLFSYLLVGNAMATLASSNALPPLGAGLLIGFAAISWFAEPGTSLANILDRLSLPLRLLALAFFALAAWQLWQRLPEPDLTPILNLVMFLLAFKLFHRRGNRDYLQIYILSFLLVLAAAALAQSFLFAVSFAGYVVLATWTLILFHLRREMEENYLVKHSAQAPSEKVGVNRILNSRRVVGGAFFAATGLIALTVFAGSIATFAIVPRIGAGFVLGGPRPTRNLIGFSDDVTLGQYGILSTDNQVVALRATMPRIAAIPNDRARDREIERLYWRGTVYDTYDRGHWVRSRRPELRTEIDDEGYALAIREPRMENPHRGGDWLRGADRQEIDVVGVSVPVVFALDHPIGVELPAAKLGTVATLKLAPRWSGEVAMRIAPLDSGINDSEDARAYGGTHYVAYSRDSLSMARASAGRPLRDVDPAVLEPYLALPTSLSPRVTELARQITAGRVNPPAKLVALMDWLRTTHEYTTNLPRHPPGVDPLEDFLFENKAGHCEYFASAITVLLRASGIPSRYVNGFLGGEWNDIGRYITVRDNRAHSWAEAYVGEIGWVRVDATPAAPAGTRWSRLRQLIDSVDFFWTRWVVGYDIGRQIELARKLGRRMGVTSSPSSDHSVKIPVGRQIGIIVGVALAVWVVWRFARRPWRTPRPRTHAWRPPADAAPVVRLYHRVLDRLARRGLGRRSSETPREHARRVVLANVRGSDELERLANLYGAARFGARPVDDEVVRDLGRALRNVGLPLHPDAS